TGGACGCCGATGACATGGCGGCACTGCCGACCATTCCGGGGAATCCACCCAACCTGCTCAAACTGCCACAGGGCTGTCCGTTCCAGGAGCGCTGTCAGCACGTCAGTGATATCTGCCGTCACACGGAACCGGAACTTATTACTACCAGCGACCAGCGTCAGCGTGCCTGTCACTGGCTGGCCGAGGAGCAAGCCTGATGAGCACTCAACCTATTCTGCAAGTGCGCGATCTGAAGGTGCACTTCGATATCAAAACCAGCAGCCTGTGGCCATGGGCGCCCTCACTCGCCCTGAAAGCGGTGGACGGCGTCAGCCTCGACCTCTATCCCGGCGAAACACTCGGCGTGGTGGGCGAGTCAGGCTGTGGCAAATCAACCTTTGCCCGGGCGCTGATCGGTCTGGTGAAGTCCCGTGCGGGCAGCATCAAATGGCAGGGACAGGAGCTGCTGGAGCTGGATCATCACGGTTGGCGGGAAATCCGCAAGGATATCCAGATGATCTTCCAGGATCCGCTGGCCTCGTTGAATCCGCGCATGACCATCGGTGACATCATTGCCGAGCCACTGCGCACTTTCTATCCCAGGCTCAGCAAGCAGGAAGTCACTGACAAGGTGAAGGCCATGATGATGAAGGTCGGTTTGCTGCCTAACGTCATCAACCGCTACCCCCACGAGTTCTCCGGTGGTCAGTGCCAGCGTATCGGCATTGCCCGTGCACTGATCGTTGAACCCAAGCTGGTGATCTGTGACGAGCCGGTATCGGCGCTGGACGTGTCCATTCAGGCACAGGTGGTCAATCTGCTGAAATCGCTGCAGAAGGAAATGGGGCTGTCGCTGATCTTCATCGCCCATGATCTGTCGGTGGTGAAGCACATCAGTGACCGCGTCATGGTGATGTATCTGGGCAATCAGGTGGAACTGGGTCAGGGCAAGGCTCTCTATGCCGACCCCAAACACCCTTACACCAAAGCCCTGATGTCAGCGGTGCCGATTCCCGATCCGGATATCGAGCGCAACAAGACTATCCAGCTACTGGAAGGCGATCTGCCATCGCCGATCAATCCGCCTTCAGGCTGCGTGTTCCGTACCCGCTGCCCGATTGCGGTGGCCAGCTGTGCAGAACAGCGACCCACCTTGCAGGGTGAGCCACGACATACTGTCGCCTGTCCTCGAGTAGCATGATATTGGGACTAACTGTTTTTTTGATGCGGCTATATAATGCCCGCACTTAACAGGTTCTGTTACTACCGATTGTCTTAACTATCAGCACGTTAAGAAGCAAAATGCCCGGCACTAGCCGGGCATTTCTTTATCTGTCAGACGCCTTGTACAAGGCGATGCCACATGTGGCAGCTGAGGAGTGCCGGGTTACAGCGACGTCTCCTTGACGATTTTCCACTCGCCGTTTTCTTTATCCATCTCCAGCTCCTTCACGACCTTGTCCTGATAGCCACTGGCCGAATAGTTCTGCTCGAAGCGGATAATGGCCCGGCTGTCGACGATAGCCACCTGAGGCTCTCCCAGTTCAACCTTGATCCACTTCGGTGCTGAAATTTTCTGCCGGCGCTGCTGCTCCCAGCTCTTGCGACTCATGTTGTCCGGGGCGAAATCAGGAGAATAGAACGACAGGTAACTGTCCACATCCTGACTGGACCAGGCAGCACGCCAGCCTTCCACCGTCTTCAGCAGAGACTGGTAGCTCAGCTCGATGGCAGCTTGTGGCGAAGCGGGTTTGTCCGCTGCAGGAGGGGTGGCAGGTGCAGCATTCGCATCAGCCATAGCGTTGTTTTCTACTGCAGGCACTGCATTGGCTTCTGCAGGCGCTTCGGCAGTGCTGGTCATATCAGCCGTCATGACCGGTGCTGCGTTCGGGTTGTGAGCTACGCTGTCATTGGCCACGATAGAGTTCTGCATGACGGATGCCGCAGCCGCTTCAGCACTGCTGGAACTCGCCTGGCTCATATCAGTGCTGGCCTCGGTGGTTGCAGAGATTGTGGAGGTCGAAGCAGACAGCTCGGGGGCGGGCATCGGAGTGGCATCGGGTGCAGATTGCAGCGCGACATCAGGAATACCTACGGGTTTGGACTTGTTCACCACCTTGGGCGGGGGTTCGACGTCCGCTTTGCTGACGCGGGTTGGTGAGGGGGCACAGGCTGCCAACCCCAGTGATGAC
This genomic interval from Pokkaliibacter sp. MBI-7 contains the following:
- a CDS encoding nuclear transport factor 2 family protein gives rise to the protein MNNKRIALPALVILSSLGLAACAPSPTRVSKADVEPPPKVVNKSKPVGIPDVALQSAPDATPMPAPELSASTSTISATTEASTDMSQASSSSAEAAAASVMQNSIVANDSVAHNPNAAPVMTADMTSTAEAPAEANAVPAVENNAMADANAAPATPPAADKPASPQAAIELSYQSLLKTVEGWRAAWSSQDVDSYLSFYSPDFAPDNMSRKSWEQQRRQKISAPKWIKVELGEPQVAIVDSRAIIRFEQNYSASGYQDKVVKELEMDKENGEWKIVKETSL
- the oppF gene encoding murein tripeptide/oligopeptide ABC transporter ATP binding protein OppF, encoding MSTQPILQVRDLKVHFDIKTSSLWPWAPSLALKAVDGVSLDLYPGETLGVVGESGCGKSTFARALIGLVKSRAGSIKWQGQELLELDHHGWREIRKDIQMIFQDPLASLNPRMTIGDIIAEPLRTFYPRLSKQEVTDKVKAMMMKVGLLPNVINRYPHEFSGGQCQRIGIARALIVEPKLVICDEPVSALDVSIQAQVVNLLKSLQKEMGLSLIFIAHDLSVVKHISDRVMVMYLGNQVELGQGKALYADPKHPYTKALMSAVPIPDPDIERNKTIQLLEGDLPSPINPPSGCVFRTRCPIAVASCAEQRPTLQGEPRHTVACPRVA